The Nostoc sp. 'Peltigera membranacea cyanobiont' N6 genome contains the following window.
GAGTTGGCAATGGAATATTGAAACTTTTGGCAAGCGATCGCTTTTCCGCTACCTAATCCAACAACATACATCCACAACTTACCACTATATCGCCAAGGAAGCAGTACCAGCTTATCTGCAAACCTCTCCTGCTGCTACTCGCGCTCTCTACAGTGCAATTCAATCGGGATACAATCGGCTTCCAGAACTGCCACAAATCCAATGTCCAAGTTTAGTACTTGCTGGCGATCGAGACCGTCACATCACATCTGATTCCAGCTTACAAACCGCTCAACATCTCCCAAATTCTCAGTGGCAGTGCTATCCAAACACCGCCCACCTTTTCCCGTGGGAAGTCCCCCAGCAGGTGCTGAATGATATCGATCGTTGGCTGGAAGAACATCCGCAGGTAATTCGTAATTCGTAAAGAGCGTCATTACGAATTATCTTGATTTTCGCCTAACTTAAATTTGACCGCCAAAGGCAGGCTGTACTTTGCGGTCAAATCTTTCCCCCAAGTCTTCAGCAATTGTTAAGGTATTAGGTTTGCAACGTTTGACACGCACAGAAATTCCCGTAGCTCCTTCGGCTTCTAAGTCTTCTATGTATCCATTGCTTGACAATCTTGCATCAGAAGAACTCAGAAATGGGCCAAAGTAATAAGTACATCGGGGATTTTGCGTCACAATCTCTACCCACCAAGCCAAGCCGAGGTAGTCGAATGTGTTGATCAACACTTCCTTGAGGTTATGCCAAATGGTTTTCATGGTTTTAGCCGATTTATAAACGTCTACAGGGTGTTAAACGATATGTTGCTTTATTATCTTTTACATTTCTTTATACTCTGTTACTGTTATTTTTTCAAAGAAATTTTTTGTAACTTATCTAAATAAAGCGTATTTAGCGATCGCTGGCGATAAACTTCATAAAGCGCCATCCCTGCTGCTACAGATGCATTCAGACTAGGAGTCTTACCTTGCAGAGGAATCGATACTAAAAAATCACAGGAACGTTGAGTCAACATACCCAGACCTTCGCCTTCTGAACCGATTACCAAAACGATTGGCCCTTTGAAATTCACAGTATGCACGGGTTCGCTTCCACTTGTAGCAGTGCCGTAAATCCAAAAGCCAGCTTCTTTTAATTCGTCTAAGGCGCGGCTGAGGTTGACAACTCTAGCTACAGCAAAGTTTTCTAAAGCGCCTGCTGACACTTTCATTACAGTAGAAGTGATCCCAGATGCTCTTCTTTGAGGAATCACCAATCCTTGAGCGCCTATTGCTTCGGCGGTGCGAATAATTGCTCCCAAGTTGTGGGGATCTGTAATTCCGTCAGCTACTACTATTACGGGATCGGTTACAGATTTAGACTGTTCAATGAGATCGGGCAATTCAATGTAGGCGTAAGGAGCAGTTTGTGCTGCCACACCTTGATGATTAGCCCCATTGGTGAGATAGTCTAAGCGCTTGGGTTCAACCTCATCAATAACTGTGCCATTTTCCTTAGCTTGCAGGAGAAAATGGTGGAAGCTGGGATCGTAGCGCAGCCGGGTAATAATCCAGATGCGGTTGAGATTGCGCTGTTTTTGCAACGCACTCAGTACTGGATGACGACCGTAGATGAGATCGTTATCTTCTTCTATCGGTTGTGTAGATACAGGTGACTCGGAGAAGTTGCTATTTCGTTGTCGGGAGTTGCCAGAAATGGGGTTGCTATCTACTTTCCGAGGATTACGAGTGGGACTAGCAACAGAGATAGGGTTGCTATCTACTTTCCGGGGATTACGAGTGGGATTAGCAACAGAGATAGGGTTGCTATCTATTTTCCGGGGATTGCGAGTGGGATTACTAACAACGCGCTTCCCCTTAATTTTTATGGGTTTCCCACGATTGGGTTCGCTAGTAGAAGTGTTGATGATTTTTCTCGGTTGATTCTGCATTTGATTTATGGATATAGCTTATGGTTGAACATACCGATTACCTGAATTTCTGGAACCTAATCTACTGCTGTACCTATTGTTGTGAAATTGAGCTTTCACTCTTTTTCTACATGAAGCATTTGCAACAGTTCGGTTAGACGCTGGTAATCGGTGAGATATAAATAGCCTATTAAGGTTTCTAGACTAGTTGCCTGTTGATAAATTTCGGGATTGAGTCGCTTAGGGCGGCCT
Protein-coding sequences here:
- a CDS encoding DUF1816 domain-containing protein — its product is MKTIWHNLKEVLINTFDYLGLAWWVEIVTQNPRCTYYFGPFLSSSDARLSSNGYIEDLEAEGATGISVRVKRCKPNTLTIAEDLGERFDRKVQPAFGGQI
- the rlmB gene encoding 23S rRNA (guanosine(2251)-2'-O)-methyltransferase RlmB, which translates into the protein MQNQPRKIINTSTSEPNRGKPIKIKGKRVVSNPTRNPRKIDSNPISVANPTRNPRKVDSNPISVASPTRNPRKVDSNPISGNSRQRNSNFSESPVSTQPIEEDNDLIYGRHPVLSALQKQRNLNRIWIITRLRYDPSFHHFLLQAKENGTVIDEVEPKRLDYLTNGANHQGVAAQTAPYAYIELPDLIEQSKSVTDPVIVVADGITDPHNLGAIIRTAEAIGAQGLVIPQRRASGITSTVMKVSAGALENFAVARVVNLSRALDELKEAGFWIYGTATSGSEPVHTVNFKGPIVLVIGSEGEGLGMLTQRSCDFLVSIPLQGKTPSLNASVAAGMALYEVYRQRSLNTLYLDKLQKISLKK